From a region of the Gossypium raimondii isolate GPD5lz chromosome 10, ASM2569854v1, whole genome shotgun sequence genome:
- the LOC105778327 gene encoding egg cell-secreted protein 1.4: MAVRYLFHVLVLVYVLATVTAARQLPISSKPGRLEENGGLAECWNALNELKSCTDEIILFFVNGQTDIGPECCGGIEVITRKCWPTMLTSLGFTSEEGNILRGYCDASSTPAAAAPLGASSPVS; the protein is encoded by the coding sequence ATGGCTGTCAGATATTTGTTTCATGTTTTGGTCCTCGTCTATGTCTTGGCTACTGTAACTGCTGCACGCCAACTGCCCATCTCCAGCAAGCCAGGCCGCCTGGAGGAGAATGGAGGGCTTGCCGAGTGCTGGAATGCACTAAATGAGCTGAAATCATGCACAGATGAGATCATTCTGTTCTTTGTTAATGGCCAAACTGACATCGGCCCTGAATGTTGTGGTGGCATCGAGGTTATCACTCGTAAATGTTGGCCTACCATGCTCACTTCCCTTGGTTTCACATCTGAGGAAGGCAACATCCTTAGAGGCTACTGTGATGCATCTTCTACTCCTGCTGCTGCTGCTCCTCTAGGCGCTTCTTCGCCAGTTAGTTAA
- the LOC105778325 gene encoding uncharacterized protein LOC105778325, which produces MADYEPTRHQTIPKETALQALNTIIQLHFEKTLEKKRAIDLQKKELHKLFQLFFIFLALVFMAQAQSTRLQCRHCWAPITLLSLSHLIFYVSVAQTLRCINGFKYQRRCHKLTLGLATDKLREMKMRINNGEFVDGFGEEGEFEIHYQEPPETYFAKFKRNWALHFGFLILIYAFMVSSTVVLLCF; this is translated from the coding sequence ATGGCGGACTATGAGCCAACACGTCATCAAACCATCCCCAAGGAAACGGCTCTTCAAGCCTTAAACACTATAATCCAGCTCCATTTTGAGAAAACCCTGGAAAAGAAAAGAGCTATCGATCTCCAAAAGAAAGAGCTCCACAAGCTTTTCCAgctcttcttcatcttcttagCCCTCGTCTTCATGGCTCAAGCTCAGTCCACACGTCTCCAATGCCGCCATTGTTGGGCACCCATCACTTTGCTTTCCCTTTCCCATCTTATCTTCTACGTTTCAGTGGCCCAGACCTTGAGGTGCATCAATGGGTTCAAGTACCAGAGAAGGTGCCACAAGCTGACTCTTGGCCTGGCTACTGATAAGCTTAGAGAAATGAAGATGAGGATTAACAATGGCGAGTTCGTTGATGGGTTTGGAGAAGAGGGTGAGTTCGAGATTCATTACCAGGAACCTCCTGAAACTTACTTTGCAAAGTTCAAGAGAAACTGGGCATTGCATTTTGGTTTCCTTATCTTGATCTATGCTTTCATGGTTTCTTCTACAGTTGTCTTGCTTTGTTTTTAA